One Chaetodon auriga isolate fChaAug3 chromosome 11, fChaAug3.hap1, whole genome shotgun sequence genomic window, TCTTCCTAAagcacaacaaaaaacaacaaatagcTTAAATTAGCGTCACAGGCTGATCACTGATCAGTTTCTACCAACACTAAGTTGTTTTTTTAGGTTGCTctgttgcctggcaaccagTGTTGAAATGTAACCCAGCAGAAGCAGCGGTGTGGCGGCGAGTGAGGaaacagaaactgtgtgtgcatggctgttCGAGCAGCTATGGGGCTGAGGTGAGCTACAGTCGGCCGTATAAATAGTGAGTAGAGATGTGGAGGACGTAGCACACGGTGCCATCTGTAGGTTGTGAGGAAATGTACTTTAGGTAACTTGTCTGACCGCTCGCCATCAGCAAAAAGACCTGTTTAAAAGAGGAAGTCGTGCTTTTCCTTGTGCAGTGAGTTATTAACTGACAGGCAGAGGTTAATGATCAGCAGTCAAACAGCAAATCTCTGTCACATTTCTGccacagaggagaaatgaaaaagatttcCTGCTTCGTAGCTCAGACAAACACTTTgttctccagctgctgtttcatttaGTCAGGTCTGCGCTCACAGGGTGCTGTGAGGTGATCGTGTGATCAGCACTCACTCAGGTAGAGGCACACACATGTAAAGTTGCTGCTCAATCAAAACACCTTGTTTCCAGTTAATCTACCAGAACGTGTGTGAGGTTAAACAAAACGTCCATACTGAACGACAATGTTGCTTCATCAGTATTTCGCTCGTGGAGCACCTATCTAAACTTGTCTAATCTAAATTAGAAAAGCATTAAACTGCTCCTGAatctcttttccctctgtggcCAGTAACATGGCAATAAAGTCCTGGCGCCAAGCACCCCAGTTGCTAAGTAACGCTATTAAACAAGAGGAACCTTGACTTTGCCTGCTCGGTGCAGGGAGGCGAGAGAAATGTTGATATACACAAACAGTGGATTCCTGATCTGTCCTCTCGACTCACTGCTACATTTTGTGAGATACGACTACACAAGGTATCATTAGTACAACTTCTACACGCTGACCAAATTGGAAATGTAGTTTTGAGGCTGTTAAATGTTGCTGTGCTGTAGCATTATGACATTTTCACTACAATgaatgaggtttttttttggtacATAGGTAAGAGGCTTCGAGTCGGATGGCCAGCTGAAGCTGTGGGTATGTTTCTAAGAACTGAAGACAGTATCATCGCTTGATTAACGTCAactcagaggaaaagaaaaaaaaatggtgagtGCATATTCTCATTTATGAAAATGCATATAAACGCTTTAAACAAAAGTACAGTAGGATACCAAGTGAAAAATTAAATAAGGATGCAAACAGTAAATGGGTTTAGAGAGCGAGGGGCTACTTGAAGTGTATCCAATTTTTAACACCAATAACTCCTCTCGTCCAATAACTCCTGACCAAATTATTTTGTAAAACTACACTAAATCAATCATTGCATTTGGCCCAGTATGTGTTATCTAATTGCAGGCAATAATTTCATGCAATAGTTTTCTATAGGAGGTTATAATAGGAACAAGCACCAGTGGATAACCTCTCTCATCCTGAGGATGATGAATGAGGCGAGAGAGGGCCTTGGGGtgtaacacagacacaaaacagacacacaccttgCTCTTttagacagggaggagagaggagcgaaGCCCTCATCACACTCCCAACACTCCCTAACTATCATTTATCAAAGTCCTGATTTGACTCTTAGTGCACACGGACTGTAGTACAgtacatccatgtctgtcaaTGCACTTGCATGTGGATgtcccccacacacacacacacacacacacacacacacacacacacacacacacacacacacacacacgcactcctTGCCTGAAAAGAGCCAAACAGCTCAATCAGTTGAATGGTGAGGGAGCATCAGcactcatttgtttttgctgtatTACCCAGTGTCGCCTCTCTCCTATTGTTCCCCAGCATTAGCCTTAATTAGAGAGTCATGCTCTTAAATACCCCCATGGGCAACACTGGGTGAGCACGCACTTGTGCAGACATAACACTatgacacatacacacgaaCACGCACtaactgagacacacacatacgcgcacacacacacagacaccgcTCAAGCTCTCATACCTCAGAGAGCATGCTTTCCCTACTGCCCCGGGCCATACATAAGCCCTTGTATCTGAATAAATCACATCagccttacacacacatacttacacataaacatacacacaacacatttattTGCTATAGTAGTGTGTGGTGTTGTAGATAAGATAAATTATTGAAAATCAGCCTCTTGGGGGCAACTATCATGAAAGTGAGGCTGAGCTGAAATTTGAAGCTGAACTGTTCagtaattctgtgtgtgttgcagtaccATGCCCAAAGGGAAGGGAGCCAAAGGGACAAAGGTGAGCCTCAAGACTGCAAAAAAGGCAATACGGATGACCCCAGATGGACAGCGCAGACTCACCCTGAGCAACATGGGTATAACCACCTTCCCGAAGTGTCTCCTCAAACTGACCAACGTGGATGAGTTGGACCTCAGCCGTAACCTGATACAGAAACTCCCAGCTAACATCGGGAACTTCTCGTCACTCAGATGGCTGGATCTACACAGCAACAAGCTGGAGTCTGTACCTGAGTCCATCGGCAACCTGGTGGGACTGACCCACCTCAACCTCTCTAACAACCGCCTAACCTCTGCAGGTTTACCCTCCACATTGGGTTCTCTCAGCAACCTGAAGAGTCTCAATCTGGGGATGAACCAGCTGGACACCCTACCTCCTACAATAGCAGCTCTACACAGTCTCCAAGAGTTAGGCCTGTTTGATAACCTCTTCATCAAGCTCCCAGAGTTTGTGACAGTCCTACACAACCTCACGAAGCTGAACATGAAACGAAATCCTCTATCGTATGCTCAGGGAAATGGTGAGGGGGCGCTGAGGGAAAAACCAGAACCAGAGGAAGATGTGTACCTGGTCCATGACAGCAGCCTGTGTAGGACATGCCTTAAGAGATGtaaagagcagagggagaggcttacgagaggaggaggaggaggaggtgatgtgTTTGAGGACAAAAGGATCAGGACTTATCCAGGACTGATGGTGCCAAACTCAGTCGCTACGGTCAA contains:
- the lrrc18a gene encoding leucine-rich repeat-containing protein 18 — its product is MPKGKGAKGTKVSLKTAKKAIRMTPDGQRRLTLSNMGITTFPKCLLKLTNVDELDLSRNLIQKLPANIGNFSSLRWLDLHSNKLESVPESIGNLVGLTHLNLSNNRLTSAGLPSTLGSLSNLKSLNLGMNQLDTLPPTIAALHSLQELGLFDNLFIKLPEFVTVLHNLTKLNMKRNPLSYAQGNGEGALREKPEPEEDVYLVHDSSLCRTCLKRCKEQRERLTRGGGGGGDVFEDKRIRTYPGLMVPNSVATVNQDGWRIRKVQHKPIKCC